From Acinetobacter suaedae, one genomic window encodes:
- a CDS encoding Lrp/AsnC family transcriptional regulator translates to MNNIDHIILGLLKDNARMSITDLAAKARVSRATVQKRIEYMESTGVITGYTIRFRPNAERNVIRAWMSIMVEGTKAQAVIRELRLESAVERLHTTNGKWDILVELESDSLINFDKALERIRNISGIYNSETSILLSTYKT, encoded by the coding sequence ATGAACAATATAGATCATATTATTCTAGGATTACTAAAAGACAATGCGCGTATGTCTATTACCGACTTGGCGGCTAAAGCACGTGTCTCACGGGCAACTGTGCAAAAGCGTATTGAATATATGGAATCTACTGGTGTGATTACGGGCTATACCATCCGTTTTCGCCCAAATGCTGAAAGAAATGTGATTCGAGCATGGATGAGTATTATGGTCGAAGGCACCAAAGCCCAAGCTGTGATTCGTGAACTACGTTTAGAATCCGCCGTTGAACGCTTACATACCACCAATGGTAAATGGGACATTTTGGTCGAGTTAGAATCTGACAGTTTAATCAACTTCGATAAGGCACTCGAACGAATCCGAAATATTTCAGGGATTTACAATAGTGAAACCAGTATTTTACTTTCTACGTATAAAACTTAA
- a CDS encoding Glu/Leu/Phe/Val family dehydrogenase → MMSLSYTDQNSGAWQTYLTQIDRVAPYIDADLSNFINTLKTPKRTLIVDVPIVMDDGSIRHFEGYRVQHNLSRGPGKGGIRYHQDVELNEVMALSAWMTIKTAVLNLPFGGAKGGIRVNPKELSPRELERLTRRFTSEISPIIGPQIDIPAPDVGTNANIMGWMMDTYSSIKGHTVTGVVTGKPVHLGGSLGRVRATGRGVFVTGLEVAKRIGLTIEGTKVAVQGFGNVGNEAAYLFSHAGAKVVCVQDHTGTIFNADGLNVKALQKHVTEHGGVMGFAEATVISNDEFWNVDMDILIPAALEGQITVERAQKLKAKIVLEGANGPTYPEADDVFITRNIVVVPDVICNAGGVTVSYFEWVQDMASYFWTEDEINERLDKLMIQATADVWEIAQHKACSLRTAAYILACERILKARKERGIFPG, encoded by the coding sequence ATGATGTCTTTATCATATACGGATCAAAATAGCGGTGCTTGGCAAACTTATCTCACTCAAATTGATCGAGTGGCGCCATATATTGACGCAGATCTAAGCAATTTTATTAATACGCTAAAAACGCCTAAGCGTACATTAATTGTTGATGTTCCTATTGTCATGGATGATGGCTCGATCCGTCATTTCGAAGGTTATCGTGTTCAACACAATTTATCTCGCGGTCCGGGAAAAGGTGGTATTCGTTATCATCAAGATGTTGAGCTCAATGAAGTCATGGCCTTATCTGCATGGATGACCATTAAAACCGCCGTACTTAATCTCCCATTTGGTGGTGCAAAAGGTGGTATCCGTGTCAATCCAAAAGAATTGTCTCCGCGTGAGTTAGAGCGTTTAACTCGCCGTTTTACCAGTGAAATCAGTCCAATCATTGGTCCTCAAATTGATATTCCAGCGCCAGATGTTGGTACCAATGCCAACATTATGGGTTGGATGATGGACACCTATTCAAGTATTAAAGGTCATACAGTTACAGGTGTAGTGACGGGAAAACCTGTGCATTTAGGTGGTTCTTTAGGTCGTGTACGTGCGACAGGTCGTGGTGTATTTGTGACTGGTTTAGAGGTTGCAAAGCGTATTGGCTTAACGATTGAAGGTACCAAAGTTGCTGTACAAGGCTTTGGTAATGTGGGTAATGAAGCCGCTTATTTATTTAGCCATGCTGGTGCAAAAGTGGTGTGTGTACAAGACCACACAGGCACGATTTTTAATGCAGATGGTTTAAATGTAAAAGCATTACAAAAGCATGTCACTGAGCATGGTGGTGTGATGGGATTTGCTGAGGCAACAGTCATTTCGAATGATGAGTTCTGGAATGTCGATATGGACATTCTGATTCCTGCGGCATTAGAAGGCCAGATTACAGTTGAGCGTGCTCAGAAACTAAAAGCCAAAATCGTATTGGAAGGTGCCAATGGTCCAACCTATCCAGAAGCAGATGATGTGTTTATCACACGAAATATTGTCGTGGTCCCAGATGTGATTTGTAACGCTGGTGGTGTGACCGTCAGTTATTTCGAATGGGTTCAAGACATGGCGAGTTATTTCTGGACCGAAGATGAAATCAATGAACGCCTCGATAAATTAATGATTCAAGCAACGGCAGATGTTTGGGAAATCGCACAGCATAAGGCATGTAGTTTACGTACCGCTGCTTATATTTTGGCATGTGAGCGTATTTTAAAAGCGCGTAAAGAACGCGGTATTTTCCCAGGTTAA
- the astA gene encoding arginine N-succinyltransferase, whose product MMIVRHAAHRDLDDIYRLAQRAGETGIGLTSLPRNKEILAERITRTTRTLAGLAEKSDESYLFVLEDTSLQKIVGVSAIEVAVGLNEPFYNFRVATQVHASKTLNVYKALDTLFLSNDHTGCSELCTLFLDPDYRKNQNGKFLSKVRFLFIAAFQSHFKARLIAEMRGYSDQNGYSPFWNALGYHFFNMDFATADYLSGIGQKVFIAELMPRFPVYVDLLPAEARAVIAEVHPQTLPAAKVLMSEGLQYQGYVDIFDAGPTLEANTADLRAVKESRLLTVKITEQIETTDIHYLVANDQYQDYCVLLINNCVSEGDTLMVTPAQAQALHVREQDEVRVLALDKMENH is encoded by the coding sequence ATGATGATTGTTAGACATGCAGCGCATCGGGACTTAGATGATATTTATCGTTTAGCGCAACGAGCAGGAGAGACAGGCATTGGTCTGACCTCCTTGCCACGTAATAAAGAGATCTTGGCCGAACGTATTACACGGACAACCCGTACTTTGGCTGGTTTAGCTGAAAAGTCAGATGAGAGCTATTTATTTGTACTTGAGGATACCAGTCTACAAAAAATTGTGGGAGTGAGTGCGATTGAAGTTGCGGTGGGTTTAAATGAACCATTCTATAACTTCCGTGTGGCAACACAGGTGCATGCCTCGAAAACCTTAAATGTATATAAGGCCTTAGACACGCTCTTTTTAAGTAATGATCATACGGGTTGTAGTGAGCTGTGTACGTTATTCCTTGATCCTGATTATCGAAAAAATCAAAACGGTAAGTTTCTTTCTAAGGTTCGTTTTCTATTTATTGCCGCATTTCAGTCACATTTTAAAGCAAGATTGATTGCGGAGATGCGTGGTTATTCTGATCAAAATGGATATTCACCATTTTGGAATGCTTTGGGATATCACTTCTTTAATATGGATTTTGCGACCGCAGATTATTTGAGTGGCATTGGACAAAAAGTTTTTATTGCTGAGTTAATGCCAAGATTTCCAGTGTATGTGGATTTATTACCGGCTGAAGCTCGTGCAGTCATTGCGGAAGTTCATCCTCAAACCCTTCCTGCTGCGAAAGTATTGATGTCAGAAGGGCTTCAATATCAAGGCTATGTCGATATTTTTGATGCGGGGCCAACCTTAGAGGCCAATACTGCCGATCTACGTGCAGTCAAAGAAAGTCGTTTACTCACAGTCAAAATCACTGAGCAAATTGAAACGACAGATATTCACTATTTGGTTGCCAATGACCAATACCAAGATTATTGCGTGCTGTTGATCAATAACTGCGTCTCAGAGGGCGATACTTTAATGGTCACACCAGCACAAGCTCAAGCACTCCATGTTAGAGAACAGGACGAAGTGCGAGTTTTAGCATTAGATAAAATGGAGAATCACTAA
- the pobA gene encoding 4-hydroxybenzoate 3-monooxygenase: protein MEIVKTKVAIIGSGPAGLLLGQLLYKAGIHHVIIEQRSAEYVASRIRAGILEQVSVDLLEQAGVDQNLKAKGLPHSGIEILTNGKKHRVDLSSLTEGKQVTVYGQTEVTKDLMQAREHAELTSFYEAEQVQVDDFYSKPKVTFHYHGKDYQIECDFIAGCDGYHGVCRASVPEDKIKTFEKVYPFGWLGVLADVPPVADELIYVQSERGFALCSMRSETRSRYYLQVPLTDHVEDWSDERFWEELKRRLDPESREKLVTGVSIEKSIAPLRSFVTEPMRFGQLFLAGDAAHIVPPTGAKGLNLAASDIAYLSSALIEYYHEGSEQGINEYSEKCLQRVWKAERFSWWMTHLLHRFETESEFDHKIKQAELSYILTSQAGQTTLAENYVGLPYEIRPLNNLQPVG, encoded by the coding sequence ATGGAAATCGTTAAAACGAAAGTTGCAATTATTGGTTCTGGACCTGCGGGTTTATTACTCGGACAGCTTTTATATAAAGCGGGTATTCATCATGTGATCATTGAACAACGCAGTGCTGAGTATGTCGCATCTCGTATTCGTGCAGGTATTTTAGAGCAAGTATCTGTTGATTTATTAGAACAAGCTGGTGTCGATCAGAATCTAAAGGCAAAAGGATTACCACACTCAGGTATTGAGATTTTAACCAATGGAAAAAAACATCGTGTTGATTTGTCTTCATTGACTGAAGGAAAACAAGTCACGGTCTATGGTCAAACAGAAGTGACCAAAGATTTAATGCAAGCACGTGAACATGCTGAACTAACCTCATTTTATGAGGCGGAACAAGTACAAGTTGATGACTTCTACAGCAAACCTAAAGTTACATTCCATTATCACGGAAAAGACTATCAAATAGAATGTGACTTCATTGCAGGTTGTGATGGCTATCATGGTGTTTGTCGTGCCAGTGTGCCAGAAGATAAAATTAAGACCTTTGAAAAAGTGTATCCATTTGGCTGGCTAGGCGTTTTAGCTGATGTACCCCCAGTTGCGGATGAGCTGATATATGTGCAATCTGAACGCGGTTTTGCTTTGTGTAGTATGCGTTCAGAAACACGTAGCCGTTACTACTTACAAGTACCACTGACAGATCATGTTGAGGATTGGTCTGATGAGCGATTTTGGGAAGAGTTGAAACGCCGTTTAGATCCTGAAAGTCGTGAAAAGCTTGTCACAGGGGTATCGATTGAGAAAAGTATTGCACCTTTGCGTAGTTTTGTGACAGAGCCGATGCGCTTCGGTCAATTATTCTTAGCAGGAGATGCCGCTCACATTGTACCTCCTACCGGAGCTAAAGGATTAAATCTGGCTGCTTCGGACATTGCTTATTTATCGAGTGCATTGATTGAGTATTATCATGAAGGTTCGGAGCAAGGGATCAATGAATACTCTGAAAAATGTTTGCAACGAGTGTGGAAAGCAGAACGATTTTCTTGGTGGATGACCCATCTACTGCATCGTTTTGAAACCGAAAGTGAATTTGACCATAAAATTAAACAGGCTGAATTAAGCTACATATTAACTTCTCAAGCAGGGCAGACCACTTTGGCTGAGAATTATGTTGGTTTGCCGTATGAGATTAGACCTTTGAACAATCTTCAGCCAGTAGGGTAG
- the astB gene encoding N-succinylarginine dihydrolase encodes MSGYEINFDGLVGPTHHYAGLSFGNVASTKNRNNASNPKLAAKQGLKKMKALADLGLKQGVFAPQERPHVPTLRRLGFTGSDIEVIAQAMRTAPALLSSLSSASSMWTANSCTVSPSADSADGRVHFTAANLNNKFHRSIEHHTTTRILKAMFDNDIYFAHHDALPDAALFGDEGAANHNRLGGGYEQAGIQVFVYGQQQLGGTVAPKKFPARQTREASEAIARLHRLDAKRTIFIQQNPDVIDQGVFHNDVIAVSNQQVLFHHQHAFLNQTQALDEIRQKMAGIEQEFISIEVPENRVTVEDAVATYLFNSQILTRADGGMSIVVPEESRQNKAVWSYLNDMIQMGTPIDDIKVFDLRESMRNGGGPACLRLRVAVNQKELAAVNPNLFMNDDLFKTLNQWVDQHYRDELTQDDLADPSLLIESRTALDELTKILGLGSVYHFQR; translated from the coding sequence ATGTCAGGTTATGAAATCAATTTTGATGGTTTAGTTGGACCGACCCACCACTATGCAGGCTTATCTTTTGGTAATGTTGCATCGACCAAAAACCGCAATAACGCATCGAATCCGAAATTAGCTGCCAAGCAAGGCTTAAAGAAAATGAAAGCCCTTGCGGATTTAGGGCTTAAGCAAGGGGTGTTTGCACCACAAGAGCGTCCACATGTTCCAACCTTACGCCGTTTAGGTTTTACTGGTAGTGATATTGAGGTGATTGCACAAGCAATGCGAACAGCACCTGCATTGTTATCTTCACTCAGTTCAGCATCTTCTATGTGGACTGCAAACTCATGCACCGTGTCACCATCGGCTGATAGCGCGGATGGACGTGTACATTTTACAGCCGCAAATCTAAATAATAAGTTCCATCGCTCAATTGAGCATCATACGACAACGCGAATTCTTAAAGCGATGTTCGATAATGATATATATTTCGCGCATCATGACGCCTTACCAGATGCAGCACTATTTGGTGATGAGGGTGCAGCCAATCATAACCGTCTAGGCGGTGGATATGAGCAAGCTGGCATTCAAGTTTTTGTTTACGGACAGCAACAACTCGGTGGTACGGTTGCGCCGAAGAAATTCCCTGCACGTCAAACCCGTGAAGCGAGTGAGGCGATTGCACGTTTACATCGTTTAGATGCAAAACGGACGATATTTATTCAACAGAATCCTGACGTGATTGATCAAGGTGTATTTCATAACGATGTGATTGCGGTCAGCAACCAACAGGTACTTTTCCATCATCAACATGCGTTTTTGAATCAAACACAAGCCTTGGATGAAATTCGCCAGAAAATGGCAGGGATTGAGCAAGAATTTATCTCGATCGAAGTCCCTGAAAACCGTGTGACAGTTGAGGATGCTGTTGCGACATATTTATTCAATAGCCAAATTTTGACACGCGCAGATGGTGGGATGAGTATCGTTGTACCTGAAGAGTCTCGTCAAAACAAAGCGGTTTGGAGCTATTTGAATGACATGATTCAGATGGGCACGCCTATTGATGACATCAAGGTGTTTGATCTGCGTGAAAGTATGCGTAATGGCGGTGGACCAGCATGTTTGCGTTTACGTGTTGCGGTCAATCAAAAAGAGTTAGCAGCAGTTAATCCAAATTTATTTATGAATGACGACCTGTTTAAAACACTCAATCAATGGGTAGATCAACATTATCGTGATGAATTAACGCAGGATGATTTAGCAGATCCAAGTTTGTTGATTGAGAGTCGTACAGCATTAGATGAATTAACCAAAATTTTAGGTTTAGGTTCTGTTTATCACTTTCAACGCTAA
- a CDS encoding aspartate aminotransferase family protein — translation MSNVTITRSNFNDWMVPVFAPANFILVRGEGSRLWDQNDKEYVDFAGGIAVNALGHAHPVAVNALTEQAQKLWHIGNGYTNEPVLRLAKQLVDSTFADKVFFCNSGAEANEAALKLARKIGLLSGNPNKKNIVAFKNAFHGRTLFTVTAGGQPKYSQDFAPLPEGIEHTAFNDLEAAKAVINENTCAVIVEPIQGEGGVVPADLEFLKGLRTLCDEKGAVLIFDEVQTGVGRTGSLYAYMNTGVTPDILTTAKALGGGFPIGAMITTDKYANMYAVGDHGTTYGGNPLACAVAGAVFEFINTPEVLEGVKQRHQYFVDALNKLNAEYDLFKEIRGQGLLIGCVLKDEYAGKAKNIVTLAGEEGLLALVAGADVVRFTPSLIISQQDIDEGLSRFARALARL, via the coding sequence ATGAGTAATGTCACGATTACACGTAGCAACTTTAATGACTGGATGGTTCCGGTTTTTGCACCAGCAAATTTCATTTTAGTGCGTGGTGAAGGCTCTCGTCTGTGGGATCAAAATGATAAAGAATATGTTGATTTTGCAGGTGGAATTGCCGTCAATGCATTAGGACATGCACATCCTGTGGCAGTCAACGCCTTAACTGAACAAGCACAGAAGCTTTGGCATATTGGCAATGGCTATACCAATGAACCAGTTTTACGCCTTGCGAAACAATTAGTGGATAGTACCTTTGCAGATAAAGTATTTTTCTGTAACTCTGGTGCAGAAGCCAACGAAGCCGCATTAAAACTGGCTCGAAAAATTGGTTTGCTCAGTGGCAATCCTAACAAAAAGAATATCGTTGCATTTAAAAATGCTTTTCACGGTCGTACCTTATTTACCGTTACCGCTGGCGGTCAACCGAAATATTCACAAGATTTTGCGCCATTGCCTGAAGGTATTGAACATACCGCATTCAATGATTTAGAAGCTGCGAAAGCAGTGATTAATGAAAATACCTGTGCGGTGATTGTTGAACCAATCCAAGGTGAGGGTGGTGTTGTTCCTGCTGATCTTGAGTTCTTAAAAGGTCTACGTACGCTGTGTGATGAAAAAGGTGCAGTGCTGATTTTTGATGAAGTACAAACTGGTGTTGGTCGTACAGGTTCGCTCTACGCTTATATGAATACAGGGGTAACGCCAGATATTTTAACCACCGCAAAAGCATTGGGTGGTGGTTTCCCAATTGGTGCCATGATTACAACAGATAAATACGCCAATATGTATGCGGTGGGTGATCACGGTACAACCTACGGCGGTAATCCATTGGCCTGTGCTGTTGCTGGCGCTGTATTTGAGTTCATCAATACGCCTGAAGTCCTAGAGGGCGTGAAACAACGTCATCAATATTTCGTAGATGCATTAAATAAATTGAATGCTGAATATGATTTGTTCAAGGAAATTCGTGGTCAAGGCTTATTGATTGGTTGCGTTCTTAAAGATGAATATGCAGGTAAAGCAAAAAACATCGTGACCTTGGCAGGTGAAGAAGGTCTTTTAGCACTCGTTGCTGGCGCAGATGTGGTGCGTTTTACGCCATCATTGATTATCTCTCAGCAAGATATTGATGAAGGTCTAAGTCGTTTTGCTCGTGCTTTAGCACGTCTTTAA
- a CDS encoding IclR family transcriptional regulator domain-containing protein gives MPHPNDYLQHPYLNEQIRQEDYIAGLGKGLSLLEAFGVDRQRLNVTQVAERTGISRTAARRYLKTLKYLGYLETDEHYYWLTHRVLRFSSSYLSSAHLPKITQSFLNLLCAQTTLTFSIVVLDENEVVPIARSYLPQQDNLRVSPFGMHLGHRLPAHATSTGKVLLAALSQEQQKNWVQKYGLKRLTAFTETNEAAFLERLQHIASSDYCLSKEEHELGVIAIAVPVLNAQGQAIAALNCMSQTNRVQEDYLIQHVLPLLHNTANELRSMV, from the coding sequence ATGCCTCACCCAAATGATTATTTGCAGCATCCCTATTTAAATGAGCAAATTCGGCAAGAAGACTATATTGCGGGCTTAGGTAAAGGCCTAAGTTTATTAGAAGCTTTTGGTGTAGATCGCCAGCGGTTAAACGTCACACAAGTCGCTGAACGTACAGGTATTAGCCGAACAGCAGCAAGACGGTATTTAAAGACTTTAAAATATCTAGGATATTTAGAGACTGATGAACATTATTATTGGCTTACGCATCGGGTTTTACGCTTTTCAAGTTCATATTTAAGCTCCGCACATTTACCTAAAATTACCCAATCTTTTTTAAATCTCTTATGTGCACAGACAACACTAACTTTTTCCATCGTTGTTTTGGATGAAAATGAAGTTGTTCCCATCGCACGTAGTTATTTACCTCAGCAAGATAATCTCAGAGTCAGCCCTTTTGGAATGCATCTTGGGCACCGTTTGCCTGCACATGCCACATCAACAGGTAAGGTTTTATTAGCGGCTTTATCACAAGAACAGCAAAAAAATTGGGTACAGAAATACGGATTAAAACGTTTAACTGCATTCACAGAAACAAATGAAGCTGCATTCTTGGAACGTTTACAACACATTGCAAGCTCGGATTATTGTTTGTCCAAAGAAGAACATGAGCTCGGCGTGATCGCGATTGCTGTCCCTGTTCTCAATGCTCAAGGTCAAGCGATTGCAGCATTAAACTGCATGTCACAGACCAATCGTGTCCAAGAAGATTATTTAATTCAACATGTCCTTCCGCTATTGCATAACACAGCAAATGAATTGAGGAGTATGGTTTAA
- the astD gene encoding succinylglutamate-semialdehyde dehydrogenase — protein MSQGALLINGAWVQGKGTSFIKTNPVSNQQIWAGHEANVVDVDTACAAARDAFPTWARLGLEQRIAIIERFASLLEQNKNQLAQVISQETSKPLWETLTEVQSMIGKVAISIRAYHQRTGFSETEMPDGIASLRHRPHGVLAVFGPYNFPGHLPNGHIVPALIAGNTVVFKPSELTPWTAEETAKLWQQAGLPKGVLNLVQGGRATGEALAAAEQIDGLLFTGSANTGYHLHKQMAGAPEKILALEMGGNNALIIDEATDIDAVVNLAIQSAFVSAGQRCTCARRIIVKHGVNGDAFIQRFVEVAKNLVIGAWDAEPQPFMGGVISAHAADQMMAAQSKLIALGAKPLLEMTRPQADSSLLTAGILDVSEVNAIPDDEYFGPLTTIYRYHDFDEALKIANNTRFGLAVGLVSPDRELFDRVLIEARAGIVNWNKPLTGASSAAPFGGVGASGNHRASAFYAADYSAWPMASLESDHVTLPSKLSPGIVL, from the coding sequence ATGTCACAAGGTGCATTATTAATCAATGGTGCTTGGGTACAGGGAAAAGGTACAAGCTTTATTAAAACCAATCCTGTGAGCAATCAACAGATTTGGGCGGGTCACGAAGCCAATGTTGTTGATGTTGATACAGCGTGTGCGGCAGCAAGAGACGCTTTCCCTACATGGGCACGACTTGGATTAGAGCAACGTATTGCCATTATTGAACGTTTTGCGAGTTTACTTGAACAAAATAAAAATCAACTGGCTCAAGTGATTAGTCAAGAAACCAGTAAACCACTTTGGGAAACCTTGACTGAAGTCCAATCGATGATTGGGAAAGTCGCGATTTCAATTCGTGCTTATCATCAACGTACGGGTTTTAGTGAAACTGAAATGCCAGATGGCATCGCATCATTGCGTCATCGTCCTCATGGCGTACTCGCTGTATTTGGTCCCTATAATTTCCCTGGGCATCTCCCGAATGGTCATATCGTACCTGCATTAATTGCGGGTAATACGGTGGTATTTAAGCCAAGTGAACTTACGCCATGGACAGCAGAAGAAACTGCAAAATTGTGGCAACAGGCTGGATTACCAAAGGGTGTGCTCAATCTCGTACAAGGTGGTCGCGCTACAGGTGAGGCATTAGCTGCTGCTGAGCAAATTGACGGTTTACTGTTTACAGGTAGCGCCAACACAGGCTATCACTTGCATAAACAAATGGCAGGTGCACCTGAAAAAATTCTAGCCCTTGAGATGGGCGGCAATAATGCCTTAATCATTGATGAAGCAACGGATATTGATGCAGTGGTGAATCTAGCCATTCAATCTGCTTTTGTGTCTGCGGGACAACGTTGTACCTGTGCACGTCGTATTATTGTGAAACATGGCGTCAATGGCGATGCATTTATTCAACGTTTTGTTGAAGTCGCAAAAAACTTAGTGATCGGTGCTTGGGATGCAGAACCACAACCATTTATGGGTGGGGTAATCTCAGCGCATGCTGCAGATCAGATGATGGCAGCCCAAAGCAAACTGATTGCTTTAGGAGCAAAGCCATTACTTGAAATGACCCGTCCTCAAGCTGACAGTTCATTACTTACCGCTGGCATCTTAGATGTGAGCGAGGTAAATGCAATCCCAGATGATGAATACTTTGGTCCATTGACAACGATCTATCGTTATCACGATTTTGATGAAGCACTCAAAATAGCGAATAACACACGTTTTGGTTTGGCTGTCGGTTTGGTTTCACCTGATCGAGAGTTATTTGATCGTGTGCTGATCGAAGCACGCGCTGGCATCGTGAACTGGAATAAACCATTAACGGGTGCTTCTAGTGCTGCACCATTTGGCGGTGTCGGTGCATCTGGTAACCATCGTGCAAGTGCATTTTATGCAGCAGATTATAGTGCGTGGCCGATGGCTTCACTGGAAAGTGATCACGTTACACTACCTTCAAAATTATCACCGGGCATTGTGCTCTAA
- the astE gene encoding succinylglutamate desuccinylase, with protein sequence MVDLLELTLAQQTPEHTQGETAEFTWQWLGEGVLVCTPKTHYNKAIILSAGVHGNETAPIELLAKMIQDLFACRLRLTERVLFVFGNTQAIRKGVRYLENDMNRMFCGAYQQLTMDVETQRAALLEQVTTQFFQQSNVDAQRYHYDLHTAIRASLLPVFALFPYQTQPYDDFLIESLNAADLDALVYHNAVGKTFTHFTAEHFHAASSTLELGKAKAFGQNDLAEFSAIDQVLRAILSSEVLPSRQKKTIRQFKVVDSILKQSENFQLQLDAGAPNFSTFQKGDVIATQVAGNYIAHDQQVWILFPNPNVKVGLRAGLILKEMM encoded by the coding sequence ATGGTTGATCTACTAGAGTTGACTCTTGCGCAGCAAACACCTGAACACACTCAAGGTGAAACAGCTGAATTTACTTGGCAATGGCTAGGTGAAGGGGTGTTGGTCTGCACGCCTAAAACACACTATAACAAAGCCATCATACTGTCTGCTGGTGTGCATGGGAATGAAACGGCACCGATTGAATTACTTGCAAAGATGATTCAAGACTTGTTTGCATGTCGTTTGCGTTTAACAGAACGGGTACTTTTTGTTTTTGGCAATACGCAAGCGATTCGCAAAGGTGTGCGTTATTTAGAAAATGATATGAACCGCATGTTTTGTGGTGCTTATCAGCAATTAACGATGGATGTTGAAACCCAACGGGCTGCATTGCTAGAGCAAGTTACAACGCAATTTTTTCAACAAAGCAATGTTGATGCCCAACGCTATCATTATGATTTGCATACTGCAATTCGAGCTTCATTACTTCCTGTCTTTGCTTTATTTCCTTATCAAACGCAACCTTACGATGATTTTCTGATTGAAAGTCTCAATGCTGCAGATCTTGATGCTTTGGTCTATCACAATGCTGTGGGTAAAACCTTTACACATTTTACTGCTGAGCATTTCCATGCAGCGAGCAGTACTTTGGAGTTGGGTAAGGCCAAAGCATTTGGTCAAAATGACTTAGCTGAGTTTTCAGCGATCGATCAGGTACTTCGCGCAATTCTATCCAGTGAAGTGCTGCCATCACGGCAAAAAAAGACTATTCGCCAATTTAAAGTTGTGGATTCAATTTTAAAACAAAGCGAGAACTTTCAACTACAGCTCGATGCAGGTGCCCCTAATTTTTCAACCTTTCAAAAAGGCGATGTAATCGCGACTCAAGTGGCTGGAAATTATATTGCACACGATCAGCAAGTTTGGATTTTATTTCCAAATCCAAACGTGAAAGTTGGATTAAGGGCTGGGCTCATCCTCAAAGAAATGATGTAG